The window GATACCAGACAGAGGCGGCATCCTCCTGTTGTGGGAACCCGGGTCCAAGATCCAGCGAGGCGGATCATCTCGGCGGGACGTTGCGCAGTTATTCCCAAGAGCCGATGGGCAAAGGTAAGTCTGCCTGCATTTCGGAAATCCCTCAATTGCTCCTTACTCGTTGGGGATGTAACGTTATTTTAAGAACGCTCTAGTTGCCATCATCAGAAGGCAGCTTTTAATTGGCCTAACGTTATACGAGTAACGTCAGAACTATAAAAATCGATTTTTGCAACTTCCCACCTCTGGAAGTGATCAGATCCTGACAGAAATTAAAGATCCTTATTTAACATCTTATAAATCATCAAAGTGAGCTTTACAGAGGTGGGCAGCAACTTTTATTACTGGCCCATCACCACACCTTCTAACAGCTTCATTTTAGCAATATAATTtcatgaaggaaaatgaaacacaagTTTTGCAAATCTATGAAAgattacttttttatttttaaaattgccCCTGTAAAGCAAATATCTCCAGTCTTTACATCTTAATGTGAACGAGGCCGTGCAGGGAAACCTTTAGTGACTGGGCTGTTTGTGGCAGGGGCATGTGGAAGTGGTAAAAAATGAGTCTAAAGAAGTCAACGTGGGTGAGCACTGCATGTTTTTTATAAGCAGCAAGAGAAAACGATTTCTTAGGTTATAAATGACGTGACTGGGTGAggtattttatatttatttgaaacAGGGCATAAGGAAATACTTGGTGTAAGTGGGCTGGTGGTTTGAATAACCCTGCAGAATCCTCCAGACAATAATACAGAATAAATAAACTGTTGCAGCTATTCAGGTGGAGCGACGCAAAGTTTCAATTTTGGATGTAGACTTTTGAAAACACCAAGCATTTCTGATTGATTTTTTGAGTGTAtacatgcgtgcgtgtgcgtgtgtgtgtgtgcgtgtgtgtgtgtgttttccgctcctctaggtgcagtcatgtgGCAGAGGATTCAGATTTGTTGCACACTGTTTGCACTGTGTTCAGCGGCACCACCTGCACACATCAACCGTCTGGCGTTGTTCCCTGACAAGAGCGCCTGGTGCGAGGCCAAGAACATCACGCAGATAGTCGGGCACACGGGATGTCTGCCTCAGTCTATTCAAAACAggtcaggatgaggatgaaggccttctctgtctctcgccGTGTGGAAATGTCTCAATCTCAATGAGCTGCGTCCTCGCCGTTGTGCTTCCGTCACGTCAGTCGGACGATCAAGGATCAAAGTCGAGTGGGAATGCAAGAGTATGAGACAGCAAGCAGTCGGAATGAgcaagcagagcagcagaatggGACTGACACGAGGCCACAGAATTGTTGTAAAGCTTTTAGAGCAGCCCTAAAGCACTGATGGCTAATAAATATCTCATGTGTTTCCTTTCAACTTGGACAGCTTGCTATAGTTACATTGCTTGGATGCTCCGAGTTAAAATTTCGTTTTTCGTCATTGAATGTTAAACTCTGAACAACATTCCGTCGATTCTGTCACATTTGACCCCATTGTATTGTTATTACAGTCCGCCGCCAGGGGGCGATAGTAACACATTGGCCTCGCTTCTGGGGAACTCTAATAAACACTAGATAAGGCGCATCAAAATTTTGTTTTTATAGCCTAGATATGTGTTTTGTCATGTTATTTCACTAAACCTtatgttttcattcctttaGAAGTAAGAGTTTTGTAGAACTCTTCCCCTCCATGGTGCATAATGTGTTACAGTAGCCTGGAAGACTTACAGACTTAAATAGAAAACTTAGTTCCCAATACACGTGACCTACTTGTCAGCTCTGATTTTCACTTTTTCAGTATGAAAGCAATGATTCAGATTTGAAATATATCTCCAGTAACAAAAATCTGGACTGGAATtattagtggaaaaatccatttGGTTCCCCAGCAGCACTCTCAAGAGGGAGGAAGTTGAACGCAGCCACtcagttctcttttttttttttcttgcagaaaatgacatcaaatTTTGCAGAGTCCAAATTAAACTTTACTGTTAAACTGACTGGAACTTTAAACTTGAAAGTACTCACTTGGCttcattgttgttattttctttttcctgtaaAGTTCCCCAATAGTTCTGTGAGGAACAAACATGTTCTCAGGTTTGTGCTAGTGAGTTTTCACCAGCGGACCGCAATTTATGTAATATTTATGGATAACAATCCTTGAATTGGTGACCGGTTCTGAAGTCATTTGTTTTCCTAAATGTCCTGCACTTTGTCCTCATTGCAGGGCTTGTTTGGGCCAGTGTTTCAGCTACAGCGTCCCCAACACCTTCCCCCAGTCCACGGAGTCTCTGGTGCACTGCGACTCCTGCATGCCGGCACAGACCCAATGGGAAGTGGTAAGAGTTATTCCAGCTACAgctgaggagaacctgaggtctgtgtGTTGATCTCTCCCTATTCTCCCTCATATACTGACGGAATCCAGGCTTCCCACAACAAAGGCTCTGTAGTCAGGTGTATGTAGTTTGGATAGCGGCCAGGTAGACTAGGCGGGTGGCGACCACAGGTAAGGTCGCCTCAGATTTCGGCGGCAGATTCTTGAGGCCCGCAGATGTGACTGTATAGATATGTTCAGGTTTGGGCTGTTTTTGCTGAAGGAGACAAAGTCTCCACGGTCTCTCCCTGTAATCATCAGGAAATTGATGTTTACGTCTGTGGTTCAGATTGTTGTTGCTGAACTTTCAACAAAATTCagtttgaaataaaacaaagtcaGCGCTCATGAAAGACGATACTTTTTCATGCTCGCCAGGCTCGGACGCTCCATTTGGATAGATGGGGAATTTGTGTGTGGTCCGGAGAGGCGGTGGAGTTGTGCAATGCTGAGGTTTATTGGTGGCTTTATTATTgcctgtttattttattctaatGTTTTCCCtcaatatttctttatttttagtaGAATACTACCATGATACAACTGTAGTTAACTAAACAAATGCCTGTCTAAATAAAATCTATATATAAACTAACAAAATTAAACATAGATCACACAGTTATTAACAGAGGACAatcgtgcgtgtgcgtgtgtgagaacAGGTGACTCTAGATTGCCCCGACTCCCCTAATGTGGACAAACTGGTGGAGAGGATCTTCCACTGCAGCTGCCAGTCATGCAGTAAAGAAGGTGTCCAGGAGAGGGCGCTGATGCAGCTGTATCCGGCCGACGTCGCCAAGGACGCGCCGTCATTATCAGACCCCCCGAGCGTCCT is drawn from Takifugu rubripes chromosome 19, fTakRub1.2, whole genome shotgun sequence and contains these coding sequences:
- the nbl1 gene encoding neuroblastoma suppressor of tumorigenicity 1, which codes for MGKGAVMWQRIQICCTLFALCSAAPPAHINRLALFPDKSAWCEAKNITQIVGHTGCLPQSIQNRACLGQCFSYSVPNTFPQSTESLVHCDSCMPAQTQWEVVTLDCPDSPNVDKLVERIFHCSCQSCSKEGVQERALMQLYPADVAKDAPSLSDPPSVLESQTHLLLSADADPHKHAHPHTDHHILPHTSDGG